In Solimonas sp. K1W22B-7, the DNA window AAAGTGGTGGCGCGCAAAAGACTGCGTGAATTCGACAGCGCGGCGAACACGCGCGCACAGCATCTCGCTGTCTTGGCATCCTGGGACTAAGATAGTGTTAACGAGGTTAGGGTCCGCACCTAAAACCTCTTGTACATGCTCTTCGTCAGCTTCTAAATAGCCAATATCGTGAACAATATCTCGGCAGCAGTAGAGAGCCTTTTCTAGTGAAATCTTTCCCAGATATCCCGCGTCGTAATTTGATGTGAATATCGACGCCGCAAGGTCCGCCAGGAACATCGGATCAGACTGAAGAACCGTTTCGTATTGCCGCAACTTGTCTTTGTAAACATGCCGCTTGAACGTGAACATTCGCATATATTCGGACAGATTCATTCTGCCGCCTGGGGCCGCAGCCTCTGAGCCAATTCGCTGAAGAAAGTACATGATGCCCCCTTAGTTGCTGCGCGACGCTGACTGCAGCGCTTCCTCCCCGACACGGCCGCCGCAACTTCTGCAATTGCCACCGCATCTCTGCAGGTCGTTCCCCATTGACACGCCGAATCTGGCTTCGTACAGACTCTTGGTAAGTTCGAATGCTTGAGCAAGTCGCTTCTTGTCTTCAATTCCCTCTAAGCCCATGTTCGGATCATGATGCAGGTAGCTTCCAAACAGGCTGTAGGTGTCCGCGAAGTACTTTCTTGTATCAAGAATATGAAAGTGCCAGAACGAATCAATGATAGTTGTTGGAACCAACTTCAGAGAGGGGTATTCAAGGAGGAGAGACAGGAATCGGCGGTAGTCTCTATCTGCGTCGTTACACTGCTCGAGGGTCCATCCTAATCCTTCTCCATCATCCATCAGCTTGCGATGAACCGTAGA includes these proteins:
- a CDS encoding glycine-rich domain-containing protein, translated to MSAISANACNAERTINPAVAKLDFSTVHRKLMDDGEGLGWTLEQCNDADRDYRRFLSLLLEYPSLKLVPTTIIDSFWHFHILDTRKYFADTYSLFGSYLHHDPNMGLEGIEDKKRLAQAFELTKSLYEARFGVSMGNDLQRCGGNCRSCGGRVGEEALQSASRSN